A region of Acidithiobacillus ferridurans DNA encodes the following proteins:
- the purC gene encoding phosphoribosylaminoimidazolesuccinocarboxamide synthase, with amino-acid sequence MNERIALYEGKAKIVYASESPDALILHFKDDTSAFDGEKVEQLAHKGEINNAFNAFIMEYLQGEGVPTHFIRRLNARESLVRRLEMIPVECVVRNRAAGSLSKRLGIEEGRVLEPPTLEFFLKNDALHDPLINTSHIRTFGWATAEEVEAMRRWTMRVNVLLSALFAKANLILVDFKLEFGRFDGELYLGDEFSPDGCRLWDARSLEKMDKDRFRRGLGGVVEAYVEVARRLGVPLPATS; translated from the coding sequence ATGAATGAACGCATCGCTCTCTACGAAGGCAAGGCCAAGATCGTCTATGCCAGCGAATCACCCGATGCGCTGATCCTGCATTTCAAGGATGACACTTCGGCTTTTGACGGCGAAAAGGTCGAGCAGCTCGCCCATAAGGGAGAGATAAACAATGCGTTCAATGCCTTCATCATGGAGTATTTGCAGGGTGAGGGTGTGCCGACCCATTTTATCCGCCGCCTCAATGCGCGAGAAAGCCTGGTGCGCCGTCTGGAGATGATCCCGGTGGAGTGTGTGGTGCGGAATCGGGCTGCGGGGTCCTTGTCCAAGCGCCTGGGTATCGAGGAGGGCCGGGTCCTGGAGCCGCCGACGCTGGAATTCTTCCTGAAGAACGATGCGCTGCACGACCCCCTGATCAACACGTCCCATATTCGCACCTTTGGCTGGGCGACGGCAGAAGAAGTAGAGGCCATGCGCCGGTGGACGATGCGGGTCAATGTGCTGCTGTCCGCACTATTTGCAAAAGCGAACCTGATTCTGGTGGACTTTAAACTGGAGTTCGGGCGTTTTGACGGTGAGCTTTATCTCGGCGATGAATTCAGCCCCGACGGCTGCCGACTCTGGGACGCCCGGAGTCTGGAGAAAATGGATAAAGATCGCTTTCGTCGCGGCCTGGGCGGGGTGGTGGAAGCCTATGTGGAAGTCGCGCGCCGCCTGGGTGTGCCGCTTCCGGCAACATCATAA
- the purB gene encoding adenylosuccinate lyase: MIERYTRPEMGALWTQDAKYQAWLDVELAACRTLAVQGQIPADALAEIEAKAAFDSARIAEIEREVKHDVIAFLTSVAEHVGPSSRFIHLGLTSSDVVDTGFALQLKRSGALLLEGMDRLYQALVHLAWKHKDTVMIGRSHGIHAEPITFGLKVAVWCAEAQRNRQRLISAIDAVSVGMLSGAVGTFANIDPGVEEAVCADLGLAPELASTQVISRDRHAEFFGTLAVIAGSIEKIAVEIRHLQRTEVLEAEEPFSAGQKGSSAMPHKRNPILSENLTGLARLLRGYAGMALEDIALWHERDISHSSVERVIGPDACIIMDFMFHRASGLLERLVVYPQRMLDNLHKMHGLIFSQRVLLALTGKGMLREDAYRVVQRNAMQVWEANADFKSLLAEDPQIQPYLSAPELAALFDLGYHTRNVDAIFARVFPEGQPQ; this comes from the coding sequence ATGATCGAGCGCTACACTCGCCCGGAAATGGGTGCCTTATGGACGCAGGATGCCAAATATCAGGCCTGGCTCGACGTGGAACTGGCGGCCTGCCGGACGCTGGCAGTGCAGGGACAGATTCCTGCCGACGCCCTGGCCGAGATCGAGGCGAAAGCGGCTTTTGATAGCGCCCGTATTGCGGAAATCGAGCGGGAAGTCAAACACGACGTCATTGCCTTTTTGACGTCCGTGGCCGAGCATGTGGGACCGTCCAGCCGCTTCATCCACCTTGGCCTGACCTCTTCGGACGTGGTGGATACGGGTTTTGCGCTGCAGTTGAAGCGTTCCGGGGCACTGCTGCTGGAAGGGATGGATCGCCTGTATCAGGCACTGGTGCATCTGGCCTGGAAGCACAAGGACACGGTGATGATCGGCCGCTCCCACGGCATTCACGCGGAGCCCATCACTTTTGGTCTGAAGGTGGCGGTGTGGTGTGCCGAAGCGCAGCGCAACCGGCAACGCCTGATCAGTGCCATAGACGCAGTGTCTGTGGGTATGTTGTCGGGCGCCGTCGGAACCTTCGCCAACATCGACCCCGGTGTCGAAGAAGCGGTCTGTGCGGATCTGGGGTTGGCCCCCGAACTGGCCAGTACGCAAGTGATTTCCCGGGACCGTCATGCCGAGTTTTTCGGCACCCTGGCGGTGATTGCCGGATCCATCGAGAAGATCGCCGTGGAAATCCGCCATCTGCAACGCACCGAGGTGCTGGAGGCGGAGGAGCCGTTCTCCGCCGGGCAGAAGGGCAGTTCCGCCATGCCCCACAAGCGCAATCCCATCCTCTCCGAGAACCTGACCGGTCTCGCCCGCCTGCTGCGTGGTTATGCGGGCATGGCGCTGGAGGATATCGCCCTCTGGCATGAGCGCGATATTTCCCACTCCAGTGTGGAGCGGGTGATTGGCCCCGATGCCTGCATCATCATGGACTTCATGTTCCATCGGGCGAGCGGCCTGCTGGAACGGCTCGTGGTTTATCCGCAGCGGATGCTGGATAACCTGCACAAGATGCATGGCCTGATTTTCTCACAGCGGGTGCTGCTGGCGCTCACCGGAAAGGGCATGCTGCGCGAAGACGCCTACCGGGTGGTGCAGCGCAACGCGATGCAGGTCTGGGAGGCGAATGCGGACTTCAAATCTCTCCTGGCAGAGGACCCGCAGATTCAGCCTTATCTGAGCGCGCCGGAACTGGCGGCGTTGTTTGATCTTGGCTATCACACCCGCAATGTGGACGCCATTTTCGCTCGCGTTTTCCCGGAAGGACAACCCCAATGA
- a CDS encoding type II toxin-antitoxin system VapC family toxin — protein MILRYLLDTNICIYLMKEQPASVIPRFAACKPGEIGISSITWAELCCGLDVHNSQLEMATLLGRLIVKDFDVDAAALFGKLSRRFPARKSSFDRMIAAHALSLGVTLVTNNRADFDLYAGAGLVVENWVT, from the coding sequence GTGATACTGCGCTACTTGCTGGACACCAATATTTGCATCTACCTCATGAAGGAGCAGCCCGCATCAGTCATCCCGCGGTTCGCGGCCTGCAAGCCCGGTGAAATTGGGATCAGTTCGATCACCTGGGCTGAATTGTGCTGTGGCCTAGACGTGCATAACAGCCAATTGGAAATGGCCACGCTCTTGGGCAGGCTGATCGTCAAGGATTTCGACGTGGATGCAGCGGCCCTCTTTGGAAAACTCTCCCGGCGCTTCCCAGCCAGAAAGAGCAGCTTTGACCGTATGATTGCCGCGCATGCTTTATCGCTGGGGGTCACGCTGGTGACCAACAACAGGGCCGATTTCGATCTCTATGCCGGTGCAGGACTGGTCGTCGAGAACTGGGTGACATGA
- the purL gene encoding phosphoribosylformylglycinamidine synthase has product MLLLRGPAALSAFRVQHLLRILVAEGFPVQSAVAQYVHLMDLGAPLTSAEMGVLTALLHYGEAAEGRAEDAAEVCVVPRLGTISPWSSKATDIAGRCGLGAVRRIERGVSYRLRKVGGATFSVAELQAMSGLLHDPMTESVLPDWAAAETIFAHPEPASLTRIPLHKEGRAALLSANNRMGLALAPAELDYLFDYFSGLGRDPSDAELMMFAQANSEHCRHKVFNAAFRLDGQDQALSLFAMVRETHRLHPQGTLSAYKDNAAVMAGSALSRPFAVGVSGAYAVAEERTAILMKVETHNHPTAISPFPGAATGSGGEIRDEGATGRGGKPKAGLTGFSVSHLRIPGYIQSWESNPYGKPARIRSALDIMREGPLGAAAFNNEFGRPAIAGYFRVFECDQDGLHRGYHKPIMLAGGLGQIRPSLVEKKPLPEGAKVLVIGGPAMLIGLGGGAASSVASGAGDEQLDFASVQRGNPEMQRRAQEVIERCIALGEDSPILSIHDVGAGGLSNAIPELLHDGGRGGRLQLRAVPNEEQAMSPMQIWSNEAQERYVLAVAAADLPRFTEICARERCPCAVLGEATAEDALILEDSLLHDRPVDMALSALLGCPPRMERDSRHVRPDLRPLDLSGADLRAAAYAVLRHPSVASKEFLITIGDRSVGGLIHRDQMVGPWQVPVADCGVTAADFWNNHGEAMAIGERAPVAVLNPAASARLAIAEALTNLFAADVAALGDIKLSANWMAAADHPGEDAALYDAVRAAALELCPALDLAIPVGKDSLSMRTIWREEGVEKTVVSPLSVIISAFAPVADLRKSWTPQWSAQPDTDLWLVDLGCGRLGASILAQTLGQMGDSTPDLDAPEWLRGLFSALQVLRMQELVLAYHDRSDGGLWATLCEMSFASRCGADIQLPSGADSWSFLFAEEPGVVIQTPAAQRERMMQIFADAGLAGRAQVIGQVKADHWRLQIQQDGQSVLKEAGADLLRVWAETSNRMQALRDDPLCAQEAFAVVASEDAPLFSHLSFTPQMPMIQTGVKPRVAILREQGVNGQIEMAAAFHRAGFTAVDVHMSDLAAGRHRLPDFQAMAAGGGFSYGDVLGAGAGWAKSILFHDRLRDDFAAFFADTSRLALGVCNGCQMLAELRDIIPGAAHWPRFARNRSEQFEARLAMVEVVDSPSLLFAGMAGTYAPIVIAHGEGRAHFAGDQPGSGGPVTMRFVNAQGQPAVQYPANPNGSPQGVTGLCNEDGRVSILMPHPERVVRSLQMSWRPPEWGEATPWMQIFVNARKALE; this is encoded by the coding sequence ATGCTGCTGCTTCGCGGCCCTGCGGCGCTGTCCGCCTTTCGTGTGCAACACTTGCTACGCATCCTCGTTGCCGAGGGCTTTCCCGTCCAGAGCGCAGTCGCTCAATACGTCCATCTGATGGATCTCGGCGCGCCCCTGACGTCGGCAGAAATGGGGGTGCTGACGGCTTTGCTGCATTACGGGGAAGCTGCGGAAGGACGTGCAGAGGACGCAGCGGAAGTCTGTGTGGTGCCCCGCCTCGGGACCATCTCGCCATGGTCCAGCAAGGCGACGGATATTGCCGGACGCTGTGGATTGGGTGCGGTGCGGCGTATTGAACGGGGGGTTTCATATCGCTTGCGCAAAGTCGGCGGTGCGACCTTCAGCGTGGCGGAGTTACAGGCGATGAGCGGGCTTTTGCACGATCCCATGACCGAGTCGGTGTTGCCGGACTGGGCGGCGGCAGAGACCATTTTTGCGCACCCGGAACCCGCATCGCTGACCCGCATTCCTCTGCACAAAGAGGGGCGTGCCGCCTTGCTTTCGGCCAATAACCGTATGGGGCTCGCTCTCGCTCCGGCGGAACTGGATTATCTGTTTGATTATTTTTCCGGCTTGGGCCGCGATCCCAGTGATGCCGAACTGATGATGTTTGCGCAGGCCAACTCCGAGCATTGTCGGCACAAGGTGTTCAATGCGGCTTTCCGGCTGGATGGCCAGGATCAGGCCCTCAGCCTCTTCGCCATGGTTCGCGAAACTCACCGCCTGCATCCGCAGGGTACGCTATCCGCCTATAAGGACAATGCCGCGGTCATGGCGGGTAGCGCGCTGAGCCGGCCTTTCGCGGTGGGCGTGTCGGGAGCGTATGCCGTAGCGGAAGAGCGCACCGCCATTCTGATGAAGGTGGAAACCCACAACCATCCGACGGCCATTTCGCCTTTTCCCGGAGCGGCTACGGGCAGTGGCGGCGAGATTCGCGATGAGGGCGCCACCGGGCGGGGCGGCAAGCCCAAGGCCGGTTTGACTGGGTTCTCGGTATCGCATCTGCGGATTCCCGGCTATATCCAGTCATGGGAGTCGAATCCTTACGGAAAGCCGGCGCGTATCCGCTCGGCGCTGGACATCATGCGCGAAGGCCCCCTGGGTGCTGCGGCCTTCAACAATGAATTCGGCCGCCCGGCCATTGCCGGTTATTTCCGGGTCTTCGAATGTGATCAGGACGGGCTGCACCGCGGCTACCACAAACCCATCATGCTGGCCGGCGGTCTGGGGCAGATTCGCCCCTCGCTGGTGGAGAAGAAGCCCCTGCCGGAAGGCGCCAAGGTGCTGGTTATCGGCGGCCCGGCCATGCTCATCGGTCTGGGGGGGGGCGCCGCATCCAGTGTGGCCAGCGGGGCAGGGGATGAGCAACTGGATTTTGCCTCGGTGCAGCGCGGCAATCCGGAAATGCAGCGCCGGGCCCAGGAAGTGATCGAGCGCTGTATTGCCCTGGGAGAGGACTCCCCCATTTTGTCCATCCATGATGTCGGGGCGGGCGGGCTCTCCAACGCCATTCCCGAGTTGCTGCATGATGGTGGTCGTGGAGGCCGTTTGCAACTGCGGGCGGTACCCAATGAAGAACAGGCCATGTCGCCCATGCAGATCTGGAGTAATGAGGCGCAGGAGCGTTATGTGCTGGCCGTGGCGGCAGCAGACTTGCCGCGTTTCACGGAGATCTGCGCCCGCGAGCGCTGCCCCTGTGCGGTCCTGGGAGAAGCCACGGCGGAGGATGCCCTGATTCTGGAGGATTCCCTGCTCCATGACCGGCCGGTGGATATGGCCCTCAGCGCCCTGCTGGGCTGCCCGCCGCGCATGGAGCGGGACAGCCGGCATGTGCGGCCCGATTTGCGGCCACTGGACCTGTCCGGCGCCGACCTGCGCGCTGCCGCCTATGCCGTCCTGCGCCATCCTTCGGTAGCCAGCAAGGAATTCCTGATCACCATCGGTGACCGCAGTGTCGGCGGCCTGATTCACCGCGACCAGATGGTGGGGCCGTGGCAGGTGCCGGTGGCCGATTGCGGCGTTACGGCAGCGGACTTCTGGAATAACCACGGCGAGGCCATGGCCATCGGCGAACGTGCCCCGGTGGCGGTGTTGAATCCTGCAGCCAGCGCCCGGCTGGCCATTGCCGAAGCCCTCACCAATCTTTTTGCCGCCGATGTGGCCGCGCTGGGAGATATCAAGCTCTCGGCCAACTGGATGGCGGCGGCGGATCATCCGGGAGAAGACGCGGCACTCTATGACGCGGTACGCGCGGCGGCACTGGAACTCTGTCCGGCGCTGGACCTTGCCATCCCGGTGGGCAAAGACTCCCTATCCATGCGCACTATCTGGCGAGAGGAGGGCGTGGAAAAGACCGTCGTGTCGCCCCTGTCGGTGATCATCTCGGCCTTCGCGCCAGTGGCGGATTTGCGGAAGAGCTGGACCCCCCAGTGGTCTGCTCAACCCGATACGGATCTCTGGCTGGTGGACTTGGGGTGCGGCCGGCTCGGCGCTTCCATTCTGGCCCAGACTTTGGGGCAGATGGGCGATAGTACGCCCGATCTGGATGCTCCCGAGTGGTTGCGCGGCCTGTTCTCCGCATTGCAGGTGTTGCGCATGCAGGAACTGGTGCTGGCCTACCATGACCGCTCCGACGGTGGTCTGTGGGCGACTCTCTGCGAAATGTCTTTCGCCAGCCGTTGTGGAGCGGACATTCAACTGCCTTCGGGAGCGGATAGCTGGTCCTTCCTCTTTGCCGAGGAACCGGGGGTGGTCATTCAGACCCCAGCCGCCCAGCGCGAGCGAATGATGCAGATTTTTGCCGATGCCGGCCTCGCTGGACGGGCGCAGGTCATTGGTCAGGTAAAGGCCGACCACTGGCGTTTACAAATACAGCAGGATGGCCAATCCGTCCTGAAGGAAGCTGGCGCTGATCTACTGCGTGTCTGGGCGGAGACCAGTAACCGGATGCAGGCCCTGCGCGATGATCCGCTTTGCGCCCAGGAGGCTTTTGCTGTGGTGGCCAGCGAGGACGCACCGTTGTTTTCCCATCTGTCTTTTACCCCGCAGATGCCGATGATTCAAACTGGGGTCAAGCCCCGTGTGGCCATTCTCCGCGAACAGGGTGTCAATGGCCAGATCGAGATGGCGGCGGCTTTCCATCGTGCTGGTTTTACCGCCGTGGACGTGCATATGAGCGACCTTGCGGCCGGTCGTCATCGCTTACCGGATTTCCAGGCAATGGCTGCTGGCGGCGGCTTTTCCTACGGAGATGTGCTGGGCGCCGGTGCGGGCTGGGCCAAATCGATCCTTTTCCACGATCGTCTGCGGGACGATTTCGCCGCCTTCTTTGCCGATACCTCGCGCCTCGCCCTGGGCGTTTGTAATGGCTGTCAGATGTTGGCGGAGCTGCGCGACATTATCCCCGGCGCGGCGCACTGGCCGCGTTTTGCGCGCAATCGCTCGGAGCAGTTCGAAGCGCGGTTGGCCATGGTCGAGGTCGTGGATTCGCCGTCGCTGTTATTTGCGGGTATGGCGGGCACTTATGCGCCCATCGTTATTGCCCACGGCGAAGGGCGGGCGCACTTCGCCGGGGATCAGCCTGGCTCAGGGGGGCCTGTTACCATGCGCTTTGTGAATGCCCAGGGACAGCCCGCAGTGCAGTATCCAGCCAATCCCAACGGCTCCCCGCAAGGCGTTACCGGCCTCTGTAATGAGGACGGCCGAGTGTCTATCCTCATGCCGCACCCGGAGCGGGTCGTGCGTAGCCTGCAGATGAGCTGGCGGCCGCCGGAGTGGGGTGAGGCTACACCCTGGATGCAGATTTTTGTCAACGCGCGGAAGGCGTTGGAGTAA